The sequence below is a genomic window from Nostoc flagelliforme CCNUN1.
CCTGTAGAAGTAGATGTCATTGATATGTCATTGATTGGCATGGACTTAGATGGCGCTCCTGATTTAATCCAAGCTGTACCAGGGCCGCGATTACGGCGGCAAGTGTGGCTGCGGACTGCTTCTGGTCAGCAATTAGCCTATGCTACCTCGTGGTGGGAAGCTAGTCATGTAGATGAGTATTTGCAAAATCGTTCATTACCAATTTGGGCGAGTTTAGCTCGTCTTCGCACAGAACTGTATCGGGATGTTCGAGGAATTTACTATGGTGACTCATCGGCGCTAGAGTCTGGTTTTAACGTAATCGGCCCTTTTTGGGGTCGCCACTACTTGTTTTGGCATCATGGACAGCCATTAACCTTAATTTATGAAGTT
It includes:
- a CDS encoding chorismate lyase, translated to MSITFTPTNNLTLPAAWHRLTPIWQGGEEIIQKSLPHTQLAPAWQLMLLGDGSPTRHLELLTGEPVEVDVIDMSLIGMDLDGAPDLIQAVPGPRLRRQVWLRTASGQQLAYATSWWEASHVDEYLQNRSLPIWASLARLRTELYRDVRGIYYGDSSALESGFNVIGPFWGRHYLFWHHGQPLTLIYEVFSPYLTKYLGAMQLDSKYQ